In Fragaria vesca subsp. vesca unplaced genomic scaffold, FraVesHawaii_1.0 scf0513160_u, whole genome shotgun sequence, a single window of DNA contains:
- the LOC101308929 gene encoding uncharacterized protein LOC101308929 isoform 1 has translation MGFIMEFAENLVLKLMEDPKERDRKFREHVYATKDRCEKTKEMWALPLRPYGFWTFDRHNSQMKWDSQISQVEGRRDPYDDLLLHSRDTDIGVSK, from the coding sequence ATGGGGTTTATAATGGAGTTTGCTGAGAATCTGGTACTGAAGCTAATGGAGGACCCTAAGGAGCGAGATAGGAAATTCAGGGAGCATGTGTATGCGACCAAGGATCGATGTGAGAAGACAAAGGAGATGTGGGCCTTACCTCTCCGGCCATATGGGTTCTGGACCTTTGACCGCCACAATTCGCAGATGAAATGGGACTCCCAGATTAGTCAGGTTGAGGGCAGGAGGGACCCCTATGATGACCTTCTCCTGCACAGCCGCGACACTGACATCGGCGTATCGAAATGA
- the LOC101304063 gene encoding F-box protein At1g67340-like: DDLVLCILSKLSSTASCPSDFINVLITCKRLNGLGLQSQVLAKASPKTFPVKPQNWSESAHRYLKILADAGNVEACYTLGMIRFYCLQSRGSGASLMAKAAIGGYAPALYSLAVIQFNGSGGSKNDKDLRAGVALCARAAFLGHIDALRELGHCLQDGYGVRQNITEGRRFLVQANARELASVLASAAASGIPMRQLLTWTPLPHPHPHPHPQLRHLTGSGCPLLSDFGCNVPAPEVHPANRFLGDWFAGRADGLPGPGLRLCSHVGCGRPETRKHEFRRCSVCGAVNYCSRACQALDWKLRHKAECAAVERWVDEDGEGAEGDGAVNEGDDVMEES; encoded by the exons GACGACCTTGTGCTCTGTATTCTCTCCAAACTCAGCTCCACCGCCAGCTGCCCTTCCGATTTCATCAACGTTTTGATAAC ATGTAAGAGACTGAATGGATTGGGTCTGCAATCGCAAGTTTTGGCCAAAGCTTCTCCGAAGACGTTTCCGGTGAAGCCCCAGAACTGGTCGGAGTCGGCTCACCGGTATCTCAAGATTTTGGCCGACGCCGGCAACGTGGAGGCTTGCTATACTCTCGGCATG ATTCGCTTCTACTGCTTACAAAGCCGGGGCAGCGGCGCGTCCCTCATGGCCAAGGCCGCGATTGGAGGCTACGCGCCGGCGCTTTACTCTCTGGCTGTGATTCAGTTCAATGGGAGCGGGGGCTCCAAGAACGACAAGGACCTCCGTGCCGGAGTTGCTCTCTGCGCGCGTGCGGCCTTTCTCGGCCACATCGACGCGCTCCGGGAGCTCGGGCACTGCCTCCAAGACGGCTACGGCGTCCGACAGAACATAACGGAGGGGAGACGGTTCCTGGTGCAGGCCAACGCGCGTGAACTCGCGTCGGTTCTGGCATCAGCCGCTGCTTCCGGAATCCCCATGCGGCAGCTGCTGACGTGGACGCCGCTCCCGCATCCACATCCGCACCCTCATCCTCAGTTGCGTCATCTGACCGGGTCGGGTTGCCCGTTGCTCAGCGACTTCGGGTGCAACGTGCCCGCTCCGGAGGTCCACCCGGCGAACCGGTTCTTAGGTGACTGGTTCGCGGGCCGGGCCGACGGGCTGCCCGGGCCGGGTCTGAGGCTCTGCTCGCACGTGGGATGTGGGAGGCCCGAGACAAGGAAACACGAGTTTCGTCGGTGTTCGGTTTGTGGGGCAGTGAACTACTGCTCACGCGCCTGCCAGGCACTTGACTGGAAGCTGCGCCACAAGGCCGAGTGCGCTGCCGTGGAGAGGTGGGTAGATGAGGACGGAGAAGGAGCGGAGGGTGACGGAGCCGTTAACGAGGGCGATGACGTCATGGAAGAGAGTTAA
- the LOC101309318 gene encoding chlorophyll a-b binding protein, chloroplastic-like isoform 2, which yields MASAWASSAIAAVSSPSSQKAGSALAATKASFFGGRKLRVRNVAAPSGSSSTSFRVCAAAADPDRPLWFPGSTPPPWLDGSLPGDFGFDPLGLSSDPDSLKWNTQAEIVHCRWAMLGAAGIFIPEFLTKIGILNTPSWYTAGEQEYFTDTTTLFIVELIFIGWAEGRRWADILKPGSVNTDPIFPNNKLTGTDVGYPGGLWFDPLGWGSGSPEKIKELRTKEIKNGRLAMLAVMGAWFQHIYTGTGPIDNLFAHLADPGHATVFSAFKG from the exons ATGGCTTCTGCTTGGGCTTCCTCTGCCATTGCAGCTGTATCTTCTCCTAG CTCGCAGAAAGCTGGGTCTGCTTTGGCAGCAACAAAGGCTTCGTTTTTTGGCGGGAGGAAGTTGAGAGTGAGAAACGTGGCAGCACCGAGtggatcatcatcaacatccttCAGGGTATGTGCCGCTGCAGCTGACCCTGACAGACCCTTATGGTTCCCAGGCAGCACCCCACCTCCATGGCTCGATGGAAG CCTCCCAGGAGACTTTGGCTTTGATCCTCTTGGTCTTT CATCTGACCCTGACAGCCTAAAGTGGAACACGCAAGCTGAGATTGTACACTGCCGGTGGGCGATGTTGGGTGCCGCCGGGATCTTCATCCCGGAATTCTTGACAAAGATTGGCATCCTAAACACTCCTTCATGGTACACAGCAGGAGAACAAGAATACTTCACTGACACAACCACACTTTTCATTGTTGAGCTGATTTTCATCGGCTGGGCTGAGGGCAGGAGATGGGCTGACATCCTCAAGCCTGGGTCTGTTAACACTGACCCTATCTTCCCCAACAACAAGCTCACTGGCACAGACGTTGGATACCCAGGAGGGCTCTGGTTTGACCCACTTGGATGGGGAAGTGGCTCACCTGAGAAGATCAAGGAGTTGAGGACAAAGGAGATCAAGAATGGGAGACTGGCTATGTTGGCTGTGATGGGTGCTTGGTTTCAACACATTTACACCGGTACCGGACCAATTGACAACCTCTTTGCTCACCTTGCTGATCCTGGCCACGCCACTGTCTTCTCT GCTTTCAAGGGATGA
- the LOC101309318 gene encoding chlorophyll a-b binding protein, chloroplastic-like isoform 1 yields MASAWASSAIAAVSSPSSQKAGSALAATKASFFGGRKLRVRNVAAPSGSSSTSFRVCAAAADPDRPLWFPGSTPPPWLDGSLPGDFGFDPLGLSSDPDSLKWNTQAEIVHCRWAMLGAAGIFIPEFLTKIGILNTPSWYTAGEQEYFTDTTTLFIVELIFIGWAEGRRWADILKPGSVNTDPIFPNNKLTGTDVGYPGGLWFDPLGWGSGSPEKIKELRTKEIKNGRLAMLAVMGAWFQHIYTGTGPIDNLFAHLADPGHATVFSVSNAKCTGTKSDKTIAVTYFA; encoded by the exons ATGGCTTCTGCTTGGGCTTCCTCTGCCATTGCAGCTGTATCTTCTCCTAG CTCGCAGAAAGCTGGGTCTGCTTTGGCAGCAACAAAGGCTTCGTTTTTTGGCGGGAGGAAGTTGAGAGTGAGAAACGTGGCAGCACCGAGtggatcatcatcaacatccttCAGGGTATGTGCCGCTGCAGCTGACCCTGACAGACCCTTATGGTTCCCAGGCAGCACCCCACCTCCATGGCTCGATGGAAG CCTCCCAGGAGACTTTGGCTTTGATCCTCTTGGTCTTT CATCTGACCCTGACAGCCTAAAGTGGAACACGCAAGCTGAGATTGTACACTGCCGGTGGGCGATGTTGGGTGCCGCCGGGATCTTCATCCCGGAATTCTTGACAAAGATTGGCATCCTAAACACTCCTTCATGGTACACAGCAGGAGAACAAGAATACTTCACTGACACAACCACACTTTTCATTGTTGAGCTGATTTTCATCGGCTGGGCTGAGGGCAGGAGATGGGCTGACATCCTCAAGCCTGGGTCTGTTAACACTGACCCTATCTTCCCCAACAACAAGCTCACTGGCACAGACGTTGGATACCCAGGAGGGCTCTGGTTTGACCCACTTGGATGGGGAAGTGGCTCACCTGAGAAGATCAAGGAGTTGAGGACAAAGGAGATCAAGAATGGGAGACTGGCTATGTTGGCTGTGATGGGTGCTTGGTTTCAACACATTTACACCGGTACCGGACCAATTGACAACCTCTTTGCTCACCTTGCTGATCCTGGCCACGCCACTGTCTTCTCTGTAAGTAATGCTAAGTGCACTGGAACTAAATCAGATAAAACCATTGCTGTAACATACTTTGCTTAG